A single Arachidicoccus sp. BS20 DNA region contains:
- a CDS encoding acetate/propionate family kinase, which translates to MIHSENLILTINAGSSSIKIAVYAAGEKPVLKLSGKIEHIGSENNSLVIKEDSKERKITVNTESFHSTTTSFIEWLEKQEWFTQVKAIGHRIVHGMQHTQAEIITDDLLKELQSIVDYDPDHLPSEIEIINLLKKQFPQLVQVACFDTAFHTTIPNVAKRFAIPKKYDEQGIHRYGFHGISYSYLMNELREQNPPEAVGRVVLAHLGNGASIAAVKEGKCIDTSMGFTPAGGIVMSSRSGDLDPGVAWFLMRKGMDAKQFNNIINHQSGLLGISGISADMQQLLLQEKDNEDAALAVEIFCYQIKKFIGAYTAALNGLDALVFSGGIGENAAVIRTRICKGLQYLGIEISAQKNQHNEREISSSGSKVKVFVIPTNEELMMANLTNEILNGHKTE; encoded by the coding sequence ATGATACATTCCGAAAACCTGATATTAACGATTAACGCAGGCTCATCGAGCATAAAAATAGCGGTGTATGCAGCGGGCGAAAAACCTGTGTTGAAATTATCCGGAAAAATAGAGCATATCGGTTCGGAAAATAATTCATTAGTCATCAAAGAAGATAGCAAGGAAAGAAAAATTACGGTTAATACCGAATCTTTTCATTCAACAACTACATCGTTCATTGAATGGTTGGAAAAGCAGGAATGGTTTACGCAAGTCAAAGCAATCGGGCATCGCATCGTTCACGGAATGCAACATACGCAGGCGGAAATCATTACAGATGATTTATTGAAAGAATTACAAAGTATTGTTGATTACGACCCAGACCATCTTCCTTCGGAAATTGAAATCATCAATTTATTGAAAAAACAATTTCCGCAATTGGTGCAGGTGGCGTGTTTCGATACTGCTTTTCACACAACTATTCCCAACGTTGCAAAGCGTTTTGCCATCCCGAAAAAATATGATGAGCAGGGCATTCATCGTTACGGTTTTCACGGTATTTCTTACAGCTATCTGATGAATGAGTTGAGAGAGCAGAATCCGCCTGAAGCCGTAGGGCGTGTGGTTTTGGCGCATCTCGGCAACGGCGCAAGCATTGCCGCTGTGAAGGAAGGTAAATGTATCGATACAAGCATGGGCTTTACGCCCGCAGGCGGTATTGTGATGAGTTCGCGCAGCGGCGACCTCGACCCGGGCGTTGCGTGGTTTTTGATGCGCAAAGGAATGGACGCGAAACAGTTCAACAATATCATCAACCATCAATCGGGATTGTTGGGTATTTCAGGCATTTCAGCCGATATGCAACAATTGCTTTTGCAGGAAAAAGACAACGAAGATGCGGCTTTGGCAGTAGAAATATTTTGTTACCAAATTAAAAAATTCATCGGTGCCTACACGGCGGCTTTGAACGGCTTGGATGCGCTTGTTTTTTCCGGCGGCATCGGCGAAAACGCGGCAGTCATCCGCACACGGATTTGCAAAGGTTTGCAATATTTGGGAATAGAAATTTCTGCACAAAAAAATCAACACAATGAAAGAGAAATTTCTTCATCCGGCAGCAAAGTGAAAGTCTTTGTAATCCCGACGAATGAAGAATTGATGATGGCGAATCTCACAAATGAAATTTTAAATGGGCATAAAACCGAATGA
- a CDS encoding copper-translocating P-type ATPase: MGIKPNDMDDMNMKTHETMHHTHSNLDAHSMNHKGHNHHAMMIADFKKRFYVVLFLAIPVVLLSPMIQHLVGFTWRFPGSSYVLLVISTIIFLYGGFPFLKGLKNELRQKNPGMMTLIGFAISVAYIYSAATVFGLKGTDFFWELATLILIMLLGHWMEMQSIAGASKSLELLVHLMPSDAHLLKDGNVHDVTTDSLKKDDIILIKPGEKVAADGVITEGESYINESMLTGESKPVKKIKGDKVIAGSINGNGAIQINVSNASKDSYLAQVIRLVDDAQKAKSKTQLLADKAARWLTAIALAAGIITFLCWYASGHSLEFSIARMVTVIVICCPHALGLAVPLVVAKSTSLAAKNGLLIKDRTAFENARKITTVVFDKTGTLTIGKFEVARIVPAKKDISENEIIQTAAALEQNSEHPIATGILQKAKELNTQIPAAENFKAIPGKGVEATIDGKQTLVVSPGYLKENNITFPEGFISNDSETIVFVIINHETAGYIALADAIRPESADAVATLKKENIKSILLTGDNSKVAKTVSDTLKMDGFIAEVLPHQKAEKIKELQSKGEFIAMTGDGINDAPALAEANVGIAVGSGSDIAAATAGIVLVNSNPEDIASLILFGKATYKKMLQNLIWATGYNVVAMPLAAGVLYHWGILLSPAAGAALMAISTIVVAINASILKIKK; the protein is encoded by the coding sequence ATGGGCATAAAACCGAATGATATGGACGATATGAATATGAAAACACACGAGACAATGCACCATACGCATTCCAACCTTGATGCACATTCCATGAACCACAAGGGGCATAATCATCATGCCATGATGATTGCAGATTTTAAAAAGCGGTTTTATGTCGTGTTATTTCTTGCCATTCCGGTAGTGTTATTATCGCCCATGATACAACATCTTGTGGGTTTCACTTGGCGGTTTCCCGGCTCGTCTTATGTGTTGCTCGTTATTTCAACTATCATTTTTTTATACGGTGGGTTTCCTTTTTTGAAAGGATTAAAAAACGAATTGCGGCAAAAAAATCCCGGCATGATGACGCTGATAGGATTCGCCATCAGCGTTGCTTATATTTATAGCGCAGCAACTGTGTTCGGATTGAAAGGAACGGATTTTTTCTGGGAGCTGGCAACCTTAATCCTCATCATGCTTTTAGGGCATTGGATGGAAATGCAATCCATTGCCGGTGCGTCAAAATCGTTGGAACTGTTAGTACATTTAATGCCGTCCGACGCGCATTTACTGAAAGACGGAAATGTGCATGACGTTACAACCGATTCATTAAAAAAGGATGATATTATCTTAATAAAACCAGGCGAAAAAGTGGCTGCTGACGGCGTGATAACCGAAGGTGAATCTTACATAAATGAGTCTATGCTCACGGGCGAATCCAAGCCGGTGAAAAAAATCAAAGGCGACAAAGTGATTGCCGGTTCCATCAACGGAAACGGCGCCATTCAAATTAACGTGTCGAATGCATCCAAAGACTCCTATCTCGCGCAAGTCATCAGGCTCGTCGATGATGCGCAAAAAGCAAAATCAAAAACGCAGTTGCTGGCAGATAAAGCCGCGCGCTGGCTCACTGCTATTGCGCTGGCAGCGGGTATTATTACGTTTTTGTGCTGGTACGCAAGCGGGCACTCATTAGAGTTTTCCATTGCAAGAATGGTAACGGTAATTGTTATTTGTTGCCCACACGCGCTGGGATTGGCAGTCCCTTTGGTGGTGGCAAAATCCACTTCGCTGGCCGCAAAAAACGGTTTGCTAATTAAGGACAGAACGGCTTTTGAAAACGCAAGAAAAATTACGACTGTTGTGTTTGACAAAACAGGCACGCTTACCATAGGAAAGTTTGAAGTAGCGCGAATTGTTCCTGCAAAAAAAGATATAAGCGAAAATGAAATTATACAAACAGCAGCGGCGCTGGAACAAAACTCAGAACATCCGATTGCCACGGGCATTCTGCAAAAAGCGAAAGAATTAAATACACAAATTCCTGCGGCGGAAAATTTCAAAGCCATTCCGGGCAAAGGCGTCGAAGCAACTATTGACGGCAAGCAGACATTGGTGGTAAGTCCCGGCTATCTGAAAGAAAATAATATCACGTTTCCCGAAGGTTTTATTTCCAATGATTCGGAAACAATCGTGTTTGTCATCATTAATCACGAAACCGCCGGTTACATTGCGTTAGCGGACGCTATCCGCCCCGAATCGGCGGATGCTGTTGCTACGTTAAAAAAAGAAAATATCAAATCAATATTATTGACCGGCGATAACAGCAAAGTGGCAAAGACCGTAAGCGATACATTGAAGATGGATGGCTTTATTGCAGAAGTATTGCCGCACCAGAAAGCGGAAAAGATAAAGGAGCTGCAAAGCAAAGGCGAATTTATAGCCATGACGGGCGATGGCATCAACGACGCGCCGGCGCTGGCAGAAGCAAATGTTGGCATAGCAGTCGGCAGCGGCAGCGACATTGCCGCCGCTACTGCAGGCATCGTGCTGGTAAACAGCAACCCGGAAGATATTGCGAGCCTTATTTTATTCGGTAAAGCCACGTATAAAAAAATGTTGCAAAACCTGATATGGGCAACCGGCTACAATGTTGTTGCCATGCCGTTGGCGGCAGGCGTTTTGTATCATTGGGGAATTTTGCTAAGTCCCGCAGCCGGCGCGGCTTTGATGGCAATCAGCACCATCGTTGTCGCCATTAATGCAAGTATATTGAAGATAAAAAAGTAA
- a CDS encoding phosphoketolase family protein, with protein sequence METQNATREELSEELLEKMNAYWRAANYLSVGQIYLHENPLLREPLKPEHIKRMLLGHWGTTPGQNFVYAHLNRIIKKYDLDMVYISGPGHGGPAIVGNVYLEGTYSEVYPEISEDEEGLKKLFTQFSFPGGIPSHVSPECPGSMHEGGELGYSLSHAFGAVFDNPGLIVACVVGDGEAETGPLATSWHSNKFLNPQTDGVVLPILHLNGYKIANPTVLARIGKEELEKLFYGYGWKPYFIEGDDPMTMHKKMAELLDTVIEEIKDIKQSAAENPGEDRPRFPMIILKTPKGWTGPKFVNGLPVEGTFRAHQVPITDPAENPEHLKQLGEWLQSYKPEELFDEKGSLLPELKALAPQGEKRMGANPHSNGGLLLKDLHMPDFKEYSLELKRRSDTGPGDTLVLGSFIRDVIKLNMESRNFRLFGPDETLSNKLNAVFEATNRQWEGETIDIDEFLKKEGRVMEMLSEHQCEGWLEGYLLTGRHGLFNCYEAFIHIVDSMFNQHAKWLKVTAGLPWRRKLASLNILLASHVWRQDHNGFTHQDPGFIDHVVNKKAEIVRVYLPPDANCLLSVMDHCLRSRHYVNVVVAGKHPSPQWLSMEEAVLHCTKGIGIWEWASNDDGKEPDVVMACAGDVPTLETLAAVSILRKNLPELKIRVVNVVDLMKLQPASEHPHGLNDSDFDALFTKNKPVIFAFHAYPWLIHRLTYRRTNHDNIHVRGYKEEGTITTPFDMTVMNQLDRFDLVQDVIDRLPQLGDKGAYLKQEMKDKLIEHKQYIVANGIDMPEVRDWSWGV encoded by the coding sequence ATGGAAACACAAAATGCAACAAGAGAAGAATTATCAGAGGAATTATTAGAAAAAATGAACGCTTACTGGCGCGCCGCAAATTATTTGTCAGTCGGACAAATATATCTGCACGAAAATCCTTTATTGCGCGAACCCTTGAAGCCGGAACATATCAAAAGAATGTTGCTCGGTCATTGGGGAACAACGCCCGGACAAAATTTTGTGTATGCGCATCTCAATCGCATCATCAAAAAATATGATTTGGACATGGTATATATTTCCGGTCCGGGACACGGCGGTCCGGCGATTGTGGGCAATGTTTATCTTGAAGGAACATATAGCGAAGTCTATCCAGAAATTTCCGAAGACGAAGAAGGATTGAAAAAACTCTTTACGCAATTCTCTTTTCCCGGCGGCATTCCCAGCCATGTTTCTCCTGAATGTCCCGGCTCGATGCACGAAGGTGGCGAATTGGGCTATTCGCTGAGCCACGCATTTGGCGCGGTTTTCGACAATCCCGGTTTGATTGTCGCCTGTGTTGTCGGCGACGGCGAAGCGGAAACGGGACCGTTGGCAACGTCCTGGCATTCCAATAAATTTCTCAATCCACAGACCGACGGCGTAGTGCTGCCGATACTTCATTTGAACGGTTATAAAATTGCCAACCCGACGGTTCTTGCAAGAATTGGTAAAGAAGAATTGGAGAAATTGTTTTACGGTTACGGCTGGAAGCCTTATTTCATCGAAGGCGACGACCCGATGACGATGCACAAAAAAATGGCGGAATTGTTGGACACGGTAATTGAGGAAATAAAAGACATCAAACAATCTGCTGCGGAAAATCCCGGAGAAGACCGTCCGCGCTTCCCGATGATTATTTTAAAAACACCCAAAGGCTGGACGGGACCAAAGTTTGTAAACGGCTTGCCTGTCGAAGGCACTTTTCGCGCGCATCAGGTTCCGATTACCGACCCTGCGGAAAATCCCGAACATTTGAAGCAACTGGGAGAGTGGCTACAAAGTTACAAGCCCGAAGAATTGTTTGACGAAAAAGGAAGCCTTTTGCCAGAATTAAAAGCATTGGCGCCGCAAGGCGAAAAAAGAATGGGCGCCAACCCGCATAGCAACGGCGGTTTGCTGTTGAAAGATTTGCACATGCCCGATTTCAAAGAATACAGTTTAGAGCTGAAACGTAGAAGCGACACCGGTCCCGGCGATACGCTGGTGTTGGGCAGCTTTATCCGCGATGTGATAAAACTGAACATGGAATCCAGAAATTTCCGGCTCTTTGGTCCCGACGAAACATTGTCCAATAAATTAAATGCTGTGTTTGAAGCGACCAACCGGCAATGGGAAGGCGAAACGATTGACATAGATGAATTTTTGAAAAAAGAAGGTCGCGTGATGGAAATGCTGAGCGAGCACCAATGCGAAGGCTGGCTCGAAGGTTATTTGCTTACCGGACGGCACGGATTGTTTAATTGTTATGAAGCATTCATTCATATTGTCGATTCCATGTTTAACCAGCACGCAAAATGGCTGAAAGTTACGGCTGGCTTGCCTTGGCGTAGAAAATTGGCATCGCTGAATATTCTCTTGGCATCGCACGTGTGGCGGCAAGACCATAACGGTTTTACGCACCAGGACCCCGGATTTATCGACCATGTCGTAAACAAAAAAGCGGAGATTGTGCGGGTGTATCTTCCGCCGGATGCCAATTGTTTGTTGTCGGTTATGGACCATTGTTTGCGCAGCCGTCATTATGTGAATGTGGTGGTTGCCGGCAAACATCCGTCGCCGCAATGGCTGTCGATGGAAGAAGCTGTATTGCATTGCACCAAAGGCATCGGCATTTGGGAATGGGCGAGCAACGACGATGGCAAAGAACCGGACGTGGTGATGGCTTGCGCCGGCGACGTACCGACTCTGGAAACATTGGCTGCGGTGTCTATTCTCAGAAAAAATTTACCTGAATTAAAAATCCGTGTGGTAAATGTCGTGGATTTAATGAAGTTGCAACCTGCATCGGAACACCCGCACGGACTGAATGACAGCGACTTTGACGCTTTGTTTACCAAAAACAAACCCGTCATTTTTGCGTTCCATGCTTATCCCTGGCTCATTCATCGTTTGACGTATCGCCGCACCAATCACGATAATATTCACGTGCGCGGTTACAAAGAAGAAGGTACAATTACCACGCCTTTCGACATGACCGTGATGAACCAGCTCGACCGATTCGATTTGGTGCAGGACGTGATTGACCGCCTGCCGCAGTTAGGCGATAAAGGCGCTTA